Proteins from a genomic interval of Bombus affinis isolate iyBomAffi1 chromosome 14, iyBomAffi1.2, whole genome shotgun sequence:
- the LOC126924295 gene encoding aldo-keto reductase family 1 member B1-like isoform X1, which produces MMAQQIVKFNNGNTCPILGLGTWQSKPNEVIQAVKDAIDIGYRHLDCAPVYGNEPEVGAAVAAKIKEGVIKREDIFITSKLWNTNHQPDLVEPALKKTLNNLGLEYLDLYLMHTPMGFKPGDDPFPTDADGKSLNDDTDYVDTWHAMENLVKKGLVKNIGVSNFNYQQMERILSKCKIKPVTNQIECHPYLIEKKVCDFCNSKGVLITAYCPFAKPGLNVDEPVLLEDSTITALATKCKKTPAQVVLRYQIQRGHIVIPKSVTKSRIQENFNIFDFELSSEDMDTINSMNCNKRVGLRAENFRFSHHKYFPYNTEF; this is translated from the exons at GATGGCACAACAAATCGTGAAATTTAATAATGGCAATACTTGTCCCATTCTTGGTTTGGGTACTTGGCAG TCCAAGCCGAATGAAGTGATTCAAGCAGTTAAAGATGCCATTGACATCGGCTACCGGCATCTAGATTGTGCCCCCGTTTATGGAAACGAACCAGAGGTTGGTGCAGCAGTTGCTGCAAAAATTAAAGAAGGCGTTATTAAACGGGAAGATATTTTTATCACGAGTAAATTATGGAACACGAACCATCAACCTGATCTAGTCGAACCTGCATTAAAGAAAACTTTGAATAATCTTGGGCTTGAATATCTCGATCTTTACCTGATGCATACACCAATGGGGTTCAAGC CTGGTGATGATCCATTCCCTACAGATGCTGATGGTAAATCTTTAAACGATGATACCGATTATGTCGATACTTGGCATGCAATGGAGAATCTTGTAAAGAAAGGTCTTGTAAAGAACATTGGAGTGAGCAACTTCAATTATCAACAAATGGAACGaatactttctaaatgtaaaataaaaccaGTAACAAATCAGATTGAATGCCATCCATATTTAATTGAGAAGAAAGTGTGTGACTTTTGCAATTCTAAAGGAGTCCTGATTACTGCTTACTGTCCTTTTGCTAAGCCAGGTCTTAATGTTGATGAGCCTGTACTGTTAGAAGACTCAACAATTACAGCGCTAGCTACCAAATGCAAAAAAACTCCTGCTCAAGTAGTACTGCGATATCAA aTACAACGTGGACACATAGTAATTCCTAAATCAGTAACAAAATCGAGAATACAAGAAAACTTTAATATCTTTGATTTTGAATTAAGTTCAGAAGATATGGATACAATAAATAGTATGAATTGTAATAAAAGAGTTGGCTTAAGAGCTGAAAA TTTCAGATTCAGTCACCACAAATACTTCCCCTACAACAcagaattttaa
- the LOC126924295 gene encoding aldo-keto reductase family 1 member B1-like isoform X2 has product MAQQIVKFNNGNTCPILGLGTWQSKPNEVIQAVKDAIDIGYRHLDCAPVYGNEPEVGAAVAAKIKEGVIKREDIFITSKLWNTNHQPDLVEPALKKTLNNLGLEYLDLYLMHTPMGFKPGDDPFPTDADGKSLNDDTDYVDTWHAMENLVKKGLVKNIGVSNFNYQQMERILSKCKIKPVTNQIECHPYLIEKKVCDFCNSKGVLITAYCPFAKPGLNVDEPVLLEDSTITALATKCKKTPAQVVLRYQIQRGHIVIPKSVTKSRIQENFNIFDFELSSEDMDTINSMNCNKRVGLRAENFRFSHHKYFPYNTEF; this is encoded by the exons ATGGCACAACAAATCGTGAAATTTAATAATGGCAATACTTGTCCCATTCTTGGTTTGGGTACTTGGCAG TCCAAGCCGAATGAAGTGATTCAAGCAGTTAAAGATGCCATTGACATCGGCTACCGGCATCTAGATTGTGCCCCCGTTTATGGAAACGAACCAGAGGTTGGTGCAGCAGTTGCTGCAAAAATTAAAGAAGGCGTTATTAAACGGGAAGATATTTTTATCACGAGTAAATTATGGAACACGAACCATCAACCTGATCTAGTCGAACCTGCATTAAAGAAAACTTTGAATAATCTTGGGCTTGAATATCTCGATCTTTACCTGATGCATACACCAATGGGGTTCAAGC CTGGTGATGATCCATTCCCTACAGATGCTGATGGTAAATCTTTAAACGATGATACCGATTATGTCGATACTTGGCATGCAATGGAGAATCTTGTAAAGAAAGGTCTTGTAAAGAACATTGGAGTGAGCAACTTCAATTATCAACAAATGGAACGaatactttctaaatgtaaaataaaaccaGTAACAAATCAGATTGAATGCCATCCATATTTAATTGAGAAGAAAGTGTGTGACTTTTGCAATTCTAAAGGAGTCCTGATTACTGCTTACTGTCCTTTTGCTAAGCCAGGTCTTAATGTTGATGAGCCTGTACTGTTAGAAGACTCAACAATTACAGCGCTAGCTACCAAATGCAAAAAAACTCCTGCTCAAGTAGTACTGCGATATCAA aTACAACGTGGACACATAGTAATTCCTAAATCAGTAACAAAATCGAGAATACAAGAAAACTTTAATATCTTTGATTTTGAATTAAGTTCAGAAGATATGGATACAATAAATAGTATGAATTGTAATAAAAGAGTTGGCTTAAGAGCTGAAAA TTTCAGATTCAGTCACCACAAATACTTCCCCTACAACAcagaattttaa
- the LOC126924292 gene encoding uncharacterized protein LOC126924292 isoform X2, with amino-acid sequence MTSRCKCPKSDTKASEHFSPYLEDITMKIKERRCDLLGRQKYLKEKITTMERSIPALIAYNMWMSKNCDDAPYCKIRKIMKMFAPYPDQTEKLLESLKNAVKDLNNETEELHEKIIQADVKLEETEMELESLELINKEMNNKLKNLEKEVRCHASPSLHSIHSEDLLCLTKIRQLAEEELNLKNCIKQLEKKETLFREHMDRLLTSKEYQNVCTRKKVVNCIPDLNGSGKRICYAPKKCLLQKQNESKKKQGKEKAVISQSDAIISTSKQNIEKWDQETEPEQPKGEIGKMSSWISNWWSNNEKSEVVSQMKSADTHTSFIANNVLTEKLTTATVKPRTQSSTTPKKSNDEKTSDDEPIKLSKSNSKSAQCHRPCFTSQDLEYVLKKTCVGKHIPPCKIPCNKPTRSYATSSRKPFYELPRYTMADHGIRTGCKPYVLPCGLRKPCDIRDPCEICPSTPCSRLVGSCRCNCRGKCARGLSNAACNCSDDPLDPSGEYQPIGSKQLAEEDSEDEFCECCSCGCEDSDESLCQCT; translated from the exons ATGACGTCCCGATGTAAAT GTCCGAAATCAGACACGAAGGCGAGCGAACATTTCTCACCCTATTTAGAAGATATCACAATGAAGATAAAGGAGCGACGTTGCGATCTTCTCGGCAGacagaaatatttaaaagaaaaaattacgACGATGGAACGATCGATTCCTGCGTTAATAGCATACAATATGTGGATGTCGAAAAATTGCGACGACGCGCCGTACTGTAAAATTCGCAAGATTATGAAAATGTTCGCTCCTTATCCGGACCAAACTGAAAAACTTCTCGAAAGTCTGAAGAATGCTGTGAAGGATCTGAACAATGAGACTGAGGAGTTGCAT GAGAAGATCATTCAAGCGGATGTTAAATTGGAAGAGACAGAAATGGAATTAGAGTCTTTGGAACTTATAAATAAGGAGATGAACAACAAGTTGAAGAATTTGGAGAAAGAAGTACGATGTCACGCTAGTCCGAGTCTTCACTCGATACATTCCGAGGATTTACTTTGCTTGACGAAGATTCGTCAACTAGCTGAGGAAGAATTAAATCTGAAGAATTGTATTAAACAAttggaaaaaaaggaaacgctTTTCAGGGAACATATGGATCGATTATTAACATCTAAGGAGTATCAAAATGTTTGCACTCGAAAGAAAGTCGTTAACTGCATTCCAGATTTAAATGGTAGCGGGAAAAGAATATGTTACGCGCCTAAAAAATGTTTATTGCAAAAACAAAATGAATCAAAGAAAAAACAGGGAAAGGAAAAAGCTGTCATC TCACAAAGTGACGCAATAATTTCTACATCGAAGCAGAATATTGAAAAATGGGATCAAGAAACTGAGCCTGAACAGCCTAAGGGAGAAATCGGAAAAATGTCTTCCTGGATATCGAATTGGTGGTCAAATAACGAAAAATCGGAAGTTGTATCTCAAATGAAAAGCGCAGATACTCACACATCATTTATTGCgaataat gTACTAACTGAAAAATTAACTACTGCTACAGTTAAACCCAGAACTCAATCGTCCACTACTCCAAAAAAATCGAACGATGAGAAAACAAGCGATGATGAGCCAATCAAATTGTCAAAGTCCAACTCGAAGTCAGCGCAGTGTCATCGCCCTTGTTTTACTTCTCAGGATCTTGAATATGTTTTGAAAAAAACTTGTGTAGGAAAACATATTCCTCCTTGCAAAATCCCTTGTAACAAACCTACCAGAAGTTATGCTACATCTTCAAGGAAACCTTTCTACGAGCTACCACGTTATACAATGGCAGATCAtg gTATTCGAACAGGGTGCAAACCATACGTGCTACCTTGTGGTCTCAGAAAACCCTGCGATATTAGAGATCCCTGTGAAATTTGTCCATCGACGCCCTGTTCACGTCTAGTTGGAAGCTGCAGGTGTAATTGCAGGGGCAAATGTGCCCGTGGGTTATCCAACGCAGCATGTAACTGTAGCGATGATCCGCTAGATCCTTCTGGGGAATATCAACCAATTGGTTCGAAGCAGTTGGCTGAAGAGGATAGTGAGGATGAATTTTGCGAATGTTGCTCATGCGGTTGTGAAGACAGTGATGAATCATTGTGCCAGTGCACCTAA
- the LOC126924292 gene encoding uncharacterized protein LOC126924292 isoform X1: protein MRLRSCMYGTIEIQRLIREKIIQADVKLEETEMELESLELINKEMNNKLKNLEKEVRCHASPSLHSIHSEDLLCLTKIRQLAEEELNLKNCIKQLEKKETLFREHMDRLLTSKEYQNVCTRKKVVNCIPDLNGSGKRICYAPKKCLLQKQNESKKKQGKEKAVISQSDAIISTSKQNIEKWDQETEPEQPKGEIGKMSSWISNWWSNNEKSEVVSQMKSADTHTSFIANNVLTEKLTTATVKPRTQSSTTPKKSNDEKTSDDEPIKLSKSNSKSAQCHRPCFTSQDLEYVLKKTCVGKHIPPCKIPCNKPTRSYATSSRKPFYELPRYTMADHGIRTGCKPYVLPCGLRKPCDIRDPCEICPSTPCSRLVGSCRCNCRGKCARGLSNAACNCSDDPLDPSGEYQPIGSKQLAEEDSEDEFCECCSCGCEDSDESLCQCT from the exons ATGAGACTGAGGAGTTGCATGTACGGAACGATTGAAATTCAGCGTTTAATTCGG GAGAAGATCATTCAAGCGGATGTTAAATTGGAAGAGACAGAAATGGAATTAGAGTCTTTGGAACTTATAAATAAGGAGATGAACAACAAGTTGAAGAATTTGGAGAAAGAAGTACGATGTCACGCTAGTCCGAGTCTTCACTCGATACATTCCGAGGATTTACTTTGCTTGACGAAGATTCGTCAACTAGCTGAGGAAGAATTAAATCTGAAGAATTGTATTAAACAAttggaaaaaaaggaaacgctTTTCAGGGAACATATGGATCGATTATTAACATCTAAGGAGTATCAAAATGTTTGCACTCGAAAGAAAGTCGTTAACTGCATTCCAGATTTAAATGGTAGCGGGAAAAGAATATGTTACGCGCCTAAAAAATGTTTATTGCAAAAACAAAATGAATCAAAGAAAAAACAGGGAAAGGAAAAAGCTGTCATC TCACAAAGTGACGCAATAATTTCTACATCGAAGCAGAATATTGAAAAATGGGATCAAGAAACTGAGCCTGAACAGCCTAAGGGAGAAATCGGAAAAATGTCTTCCTGGATATCGAATTGGTGGTCAAATAACGAAAAATCGGAAGTTGTATCTCAAATGAAAAGCGCAGATACTCACACATCATTTATTGCgaataat gTACTAACTGAAAAATTAACTACTGCTACAGTTAAACCCAGAACTCAATCGTCCACTACTCCAAAAAAATCGAACGATGAGAAAACAAGCGATGATGAGCCAATCAAATTGTCAAAGTCCAACTCGAAGTCAGCGCAGTGTCATCGCCCTTGTTTTACTTCTCAGGATCTTGAATATGTTTTGAAAAAAACTTGTGTAGGAAAACATATTCCTCCTTGCAAAATCCCTTGTAACAAACCTACCAGAAGTTATGCTACATCTTCAAGGAAACCTTTCTACGAGCTACCACGTTATACAATGGCAGATCAtg gTATTCGAACAGGGTGCAAACCATACGTGCTACCTTGTGGTCTCAGAAAACCCTGCGATATTAGAGATCCCTGTGAAATTTGTCCATCGACGCCCTGTTCACGTCTAGTTGGAAGCTGCAGGTGTAATTGCAGGGGCAAATGTGCCCGTGGGTTATCCAACGCAGCATGTAACTGTAGCGATGATCCGCTAGATCCTTCTGGGGAATATCAACCAATTGGTTCGAAGCAGTTGGCTGAAGAGGATAGTGAGGATGAATTTTGCGAATGTTGCTCATGCGGTTGTGAAGACAGTGATGAATCATTGTGCCAGTGCACCTAA
- the LOC126924304 gene encoding uncharacterized protein LOC126924304 — MTICTLDLGNGIFSAPPGVSPHHVKSSIIRRNTNGSRLIFVWPQKPPRSRLLRILAPLMHGILIGFLFMDAVHLWPGEFLPTSLPSIIPVPLPPVKCNVIEPRWFDNS; from the exons ATGACAATATGTACACTAGATCT CGGAAATGGAATATTTAGTGCTCCTCCCGGCGTCAGTCCCCATCATGTTAAATCATCTATTATCCGTCGCAACACAA ATGGATCTCGATTAATTTTTGTATGGCCACAAAAACCGCCAAGAAGTAGATTATTAAGAATATTAGCTCCTCTTATGCATGGAATCCTCATTGGATTTCTGTTCATGGATGCCGTTCATCTTTGGCCAGGAGAATTTTTACCTACGTCGTTGCCTTCCATAATACCCGTCCCTTTACCACCGGTAAAATGTAATGTAATTGAACCACGATGGTTTGACAATAGTTAA
- the LOC126924303 gene encoding 39S ribosomal protein L43, mitochondrial has protein sequence MSNKHIFQKFGFLRAPFGIGVGRYVCQLQRITIKFCKSHGGSRGMRSFLEHDLIDYAKHNPGVVVYVKPRRHRNPVIKAEYLNGETHWMCVANYNRQDIIQWMELLKTQYHNGPDYRLLKLWHTDFPSIQGPWTPFTFKDPSLNQVKFPDKKIGEAIKLKPTATEELIRLFEEQQEAEKLSEEIPVQKSVN, from the exons ATGTCAAATAAAcatatatttcaaaaatttgGATTTTTGCGTGCACCTTTTGGCATTGGTGTCGGACGTTATGTGTGTCAGTTACAAAGAATAactataaaattttgtaaaagtcACGGTGGTAGTCGTGGAATGAG AAGTTTTTTGGAACATGATTTAATTGATTATGCAAAACACAATCCTGGAGTCGTAGTATATGTTAAACCAAGAAGGCACAGAAATCCAGTTATAAAAGCAGAATATT TGAATGGAGAAACACATTGGATGTGTGTTGCCAATTATAATAGGCAGGATATTATACAATGGATGGAATTATTGAAGACTCAATATCATAATGGCCCAGATTACAGATTACTTAAATTATGGCATACAGATTTTCCTTCTATTCAAGGACCTTGGACACCATTCACTTTCAAAGATCCATCTTTGAATCAAGTCAAATTTCCAGAT AAAAAGATTGGTGAAGCTATTAAATTGAAACCAACAGCGACAGAAGAATTAATTAGATTATTTGAAGAACAGCAAGAAGCTGAGAAGCTTAGCGAAGAAATTCCAGTTCAAAAAAGTGTTAATTAA